One Arthrobacter sp. StoSoilB20 DNA segment encodes these proteins:
- the rpmH gene encoding 50S ribosomal protein L34: MSKRTFQPNNRRRAKKHGFRLRMRTRAGRAILAARRGKGRVELSA; this comes from the coding sequence GTGAGCAAGCGGACTTTTCAGCCGAATAACCGCCGTCGGGCCAAGAAGCACGGCTTCCGCCTTCGTATGCGCACCCGTGCCGGCCGCGCCATCCTGGCTGCCCGTCGCGGCAAGGGCCGCGTCGAACTGTCGGCGTAA